One Puniceicoccaceae bacterium genomic region harbors:
- the ykgO gene encoding type B 50S ribosomal protein L36, protein MKVVSSIKSLKNRHPDCQVVRRKGRVYVINKTNPRFKARQG, encoded by the coding sequence ATGAAAGTAGTATCGTCAATTAAGTCTCTGAAAAACCGCCATCCGGATTGCCAGGTTGTCCGGCGCAAGGGACGGGTTTACGTAATCAACAAGACTAACCCCCGCTTCAAGGCGCGTCAGGGTTAA
- a CDS encoding type B 50S ribosomal protein L31 encodes MKKEGHPEVYPTCFIDVSSGKQFLTESTMKSKRKETIDGVEYNVFVQDITSDSHPVFTGQKRFVDTAGRVEKFQTKFGRRRK; translated from the coding sequence GTGAAAAAAGAAGGTCATCCTGAAGTTTATCCAACTTGTTTCATCGACGTTTCATCCGGCAAGCAGTTTCTGACCGAATCGACCATGAAGTCGAAGCGCAAGGAGACCATCGACGGAGTCGAGTACAACGTGTTCGTACAGGACATTACGTCAGACTCGCATCCGGTCTTTACGGGCCAGAAGCGCTTCGTCGACACGGCGGGCCGCGTCGAGAAGTTCCAGACCAAGTTCGGACGTCGTCGCAAGTAG